One genomic region from Magallana gigas chromosome 3, xbMagGiga1.1, whole genome shotgun sequence encodes:
- the LOC117680537 gene encoding tyrosinase-like protein 1, whose translation MKMPRLSNLFAKLFSIMIIQRAFFEKFSNKYQLDRTNKIRIRNKKMIDTYLYAVWLGLIGLSSALLEPTPFPAELQECYEYRAYNMTPSFKAAMHIQNICFRNYQYNQFAAGKVWSGPNITQEGVNYIESLFRQILLEAKHVEKYNKHGGRQKRQAFPGRFRREVRSPGAFQPYANCIQRLQSESVEPATAGRNTYQTMAVFHTGETLRYAHGGPAFAPWHRIYLLLLETACRAPIPYWDSGLDHDMTNPTMSILWSNQFFGNGDGEVMNGPFRDMRTILGTPVIRNYGTGDSALFTKEGLRAVLSQRNYADIAEPLFGDAFMNSLEGHHNGPHVWVGGHISALNSAPWDPVFYMHHAYVDAVWERFREQQVTNGINPETDYPRTPPPPEGHAANDRIDFRPYINPITNIFAMRNLVANLVRYEPFPTCENTCNSSPHLSCDRARRICVSRERPVAQGNIVSASSSSSSVAMGASRGSAFRVESRSQARAEARGPLPVGQKFRSSPMQDPRNGADTIGTGPAAAQIRQASVQVRASATSQSQSSTQTRVRRDVFQNTTAHSNHQSVSSLERSFTNTFVLDGVVDLKRWVYVPVRIVYTRSPNVQGVDPTLLGNAELANDVCQTAHSGASKVFVASNGLNYYGNYKEFAIIDERQPVSITTTAVGIKNPEFGEGEVLFTSYDSCGRPCRPLCLTSVNGQQKYKACSGVFKISSAAPTMYRNSYKEAIAANLLEELNMVDSGSDASSPPVTFVCGNSNTWPWSY comes from the exons ATGAAAATGCCACGCCTATCAAACTTATTTGCGAAATTATTTAGCATTATGATTATTCAGAGGgccttttttgaaaaattctctaATAAATACCAACTGGACAGgacaaataaaatcagaataCGGAACAAGAAG ATGATAGACACCTATTTATATGCTGTGTGGCTTGGGCTCATTGGGCTGTCGTCTGCCCTTCTGGAGCCAACTCCCTTTCCCGCCGAATTACAAGAATGTTACGAATACCGTGCTTACAATATGACACCATCATTTAAGGCTGCTATGCACATTCAAAACATCTGCTTTAGGAATTATCAATACAACCAATTCGCCGCCGGTAAAGTTTGGTCCGGTCCTAACATCACACAAGAAGGTGTTAACTACATAGAAAGCCTATTTCGCCAGATCCTCTTGGAAGCAAAACATGTAGAGAAATATAATAAACATGGCGGAAGACAGAAGCGACAAGCGTTCCCGGGAAGATTCAGACGCGAAGTACGGAGTCCTGGGGCTTTCCAACCATACGCAAATTGCATACAGCGACTTCAAAGCGAG tcggTAGAGCCTGCCACTGCTGGACGCAATACCTATCAAACTATGGCCGTTTTCCACACTGGAGAAACGCTGCGATATGCTCATGGCGGACCCGCTTTTGCTCCATGGCACAGAATTTACTTGCTGTT GTTGGAGACAGCGTGTAGAGCCCCCATTCCTTACTGGGATTCTGGTCTTGACCACGATATGACGAACCCCACCATGTCCATTCTTTGGAGTAATCAGTTCTTCGGTAATGGAGACGGAGAGGTTATGAATGGTCCTTTTAGAGACATGCGAACGATTCTTGGAACTCCAGTTATCAGAAACTACGGAACAG GTGACAGTGCCTTGTTTACCAAAGAAGGTCTGAGAGCTGTTTTAAGTCAAAGAAACTATGCAGACATTGCCGAACCTTTGTTTGGAGATGCTTTTATGAATAGCTTAGAAGGACATCACAACGGTCCCCATGTCTGGGTCGGAGGTCATATTTCGGCCTTGAACTCTGCTCCATGGGACCCAGTGTTTTACATGCACCATGCTTACGTCGACGCGGTGTGGGAACGTTTCCGGGAGCAGCAGGTAACAAACGGCATTAACCCTGAAACAGACTACCCAAGAACCCCCCCTCCACCGGAGGGACACGCTGCTAACGACAGGATTGATTTCCGACCTTATATCAACccaattacaaatatttttgcaatgaGAAATCTCGTTGCAAATCTCGTCAGGTATGAGCCTTTCCCGACATGTGAAAACACTTGCAACAGTAGTCCGCATTTATCCTGCGACAGGGCTAGACGGATTTGTGTATCAAGAGAACGACCCGTTGCACAAGGGAACATTGTATCAGCATCGTCTTCCTCTTCATCGGTTGCTATGGGAGCATCTCGGGGGTCTGCATTTAGGGTGGAGTCCCGTTCACAAGCTAGGGCCGAAGCAAGAGGACCTCTCCCCGTCGGTCAAAAATTCCGCAGCTCCCCCATGCAAGACCCACGTAATGGAGCCGACACTATTGGAACAGGACCCGCAGCTGCTCAAATTCGGCAAGCCAGCGTCCAAGTTAGAGCGAGTGCAACTAGCCAATCCCAATCATCGACTCAAACCAGAGTTCGACGAGACGTGTTCCAGAACACCACAGCCCATAGTAACCACCAATCCGTGTCATCCCTTGAGAGATCATTCACCAATACTTTTGTTTTGGACGGTGTCGTGGATTTGAAACGATGGGTCTACGTACCAGTGCGTATTGTATATACTAGGTCTCCAAATGTCCAAGGAGTAGACCCAACATTACTTGGAAATGCTGAACTCGCAAACGACGTTTGCCAAACAGCACATTCTGGTGCTTCAAAAGTGTTTGTAGCTTCTAACGGTCTGAATTATTACGGAAACTACAAAGAGTTTGCCATCATAGACGAGAGACAACCAGTGTCTATCACTACGACAGCAGTCGGGATCAAGAATCCTGAATTCGGGGAAGGAGAAGTGTTGTTCACTTCGTACGATTCTTGTGGTCGGCCATGCCGCCCTCTGTGTCTGACGTCAGTCAACGGTCAACAGAAATACAAGGCTTGCTCTGGAGTCTTCAAGATCTCCTCTGCTGCTCCCACAATGTACAGAAATTCGTACAAAGAAGCCATTGCAGCAAATCTGTTAGAGGAGCTTAATATGGTAGATTCAGGTTCCGATGCATCATCTCCTCCTGTGACCTTTGTGTGTGGAAATAGTAACACTTGGCCTTGGAGCTATTAA